CGAAATACATCGCCGAGTTCAAGGCCCGCGGCGTCAAGGTCGTGCACAAATGTGTCACGGTTCGCCACGCGGTGAAGGCCGAATCGCTCGGCGCGGACGCCGTCAGCATCGACGGGTTCGAATGCGCGGGGCATCCTGGCGAAGACGACGTCCCTGGACTGATCCTGATTCCCGCCGCCGCCGACAAGCTGAAGATCCCGATTCTCGCGTCCGGCGGCTTTGCCGATGGCCGCGGGCTGATGGCGGCTCTCGCGCTCGGCGCGGAGGGCATCAACATGGGAACCCGATTCATGCTCACGCACGAGTCCCCCGTCCACCCCGCGATCAAGCAACGGCTGCTGGAAGCGAGCGAGCGCGATACGCTGCTGGTTGGGCGCTCGATCGGCGATTCGAGCCGGGTGGTCAAGAACAGCGTGAGCCTCGCCGCGCTCGAACTCGAGCGCGCCGGCAACGTGACGCGCTCCGACCTCTACGCGCTGACCGGAGCTCAGCGCTGGATGGACGCATTCGCGACAGGAGAAGTGGAAGGCGGCGCCTTCCCCGCCGGTATCGTGACCGGCCTCAT
The sequence above is drawn from the Paraburkholderia sprentiae WSM5005 genome and encodes:
- a CDS encoding NAD(P)H-dependent flavin oxidoreductase — protein: MKPYVNRITELLGIQYPIIQGGMRWVARAELAAAVGNAGGLGFISAHTHASADALAREIDRVRSLTDKPFGVNLTVLGANVGLDYDAYVRAIVSQGVQVVETAGSNPAKYIAEFKARGVKVVHKCVTVRHAVKAESLGADAVSIDGFECAGHPGEDDVPGLILIPAAADKLKIPILASGGFADGRGLMAALALGAEGINMGTRFMLTHESPVHPAIKQRLLEASERDTLLVGRSIGDSSRVVKNSVSLAALELERAGNVTRSDLYALTGAQRWMDAFATGEVEGGAFPAGIVTGLIHDLPTCAELIGRIVKEAAAIAQRQLGFSAALA